In Capsicum annuum cultivar UCD-10X-F1 chromosome 7, UCD10Xv1.1, whole genome shotgun sequence, one genomic interval encodes:
- the LOC107877258 gene encoding sigma intracellular receptor 2 produces the protein MGAFVKLLDLLLFVYFIFTANSIPLLNSQVVLPKYMFPSMLVDLMNWYIQEFGDYLASEKPHFFVGLVWLELLFSWPLCVLSLYAIAAGKSWINTTCLVYGASTITSMVAIISELNGSKRASVKLLLAYYPFLGFAVLAILRGLLPHSGKTISIGKRSDIGRKKRA, from the exons ATGGGTGCTTTTGTTAAGCTATTGGACTTACTTCTTTTTGTCTATTTCATCTTCACTGCCAATTCTATACCACTCCTTAATAGCCAAGTTGTCCTTCCTAAATACATGTTTCCTTCCATGCTGGTTGACTTAATGAACTGGTACATTCAAGAATTTGGTGATTATTTAGCTTCTGAGAAACCTCATTTCTTTGTTGGCTTAGTatggttggagcttctcttttcatGGCCACTTTGTGTCCTTAGTCTTTATGCCATTGCAGCTGGAAAATCTTGGATTAATACTACCTGTTTGGTATATGGTGCTTCCACTATCACTTCAATG GTGGCCATAATAAGTGAATTGAACGGTTCCAAGAGAGCATCAGTCAAGTTGCTGTTGGCGTACTATCCATTTCTAGGATTTGCTGTTTTAGCAATCTTACGTGGTCTACTACCTCATTCTGGCAAGACAATTAGCATTGGAAAAAGATCTGATATAGGCAGGAAGAAAAGGGCTTAA